One Nicotiana tomentosiformis chromosome 4, ASM39032v3, whole genome shotgun sequence genomic window carries:
- the LOC138909232 gene encoding protein pxr1-like — protein sequence MAICGAELEKEEEGGRHTRGSGSGKAVEGLVNIGKQADEPGLSAEETLADLLKKLSDSYQPKKKRTPKATTSGTARANKKRKAAPSEASDIPLPRGKTTRSKLKQSEEELQRALEESKKKIVDKGKEKVVEPAEDVELDEMDLVHQSEKVAEVEVQTPKPKKAKTSSKKSSSVSKSAEPSILVKRTKSAVKVKQVKITEEDDWSGEEEDVSDGEKDKLTKFGKRTILKGRLLKDLEEEGMILLLEKLEVQGWKDMVLQLDGRLDRNKIVKFMANVEVKEGTVTSLVKGVQISFDAKELGEILGIPYEGYDYYTR from the coding sequence ATGGCTATTTGTGGAGCTGAGCTAGAGAAGGAGGAAGAAGGTGGCAGGCACACAAGGGGAAGTGGATCAGGAAAAGCCGTTGAAGGGCTAGTAAATATTGGAAAGCAAGCAGACGAACCTGGTTTATCTGCTGAGGAAACCCTAGCTGATCTCTTGAAAAAGTTAAGTGACAGTTACCAACCCAAGAAGAAAAGAACTCCTAAAGCTACAACCTCTGGGACAGCAAGAGCCAACAAGAAACGGAAAGCAGCTCCTTCTGAGGCCTCTGATATTCCTCTTCCAAGAGGAAAAACTACAAGAAGCAAGCTAAAGCAGAGTGAGGAGGAGTTGCAGAGAGCTTTAGAAGAGAGTAAGAAGAAAATAGTGGATAAAGGGAAAGAAAAAGTGGTTGAGCCTGCTGAGGATGTTGAGTTAGATGAGATGGACCTGGTCCATCAAAGTGAAAAagtggcagaggtagaggttcagacCCCTAAGCCAAAGAAAGCCAAGACTTCCTCAAAGAAGTCTTCATCTGTTTCTAAGTCTGCTGAACCCTCTATCTTAGTTAAACGAACCAAGTCTGCAGTGAAAGTCAAGCAAGTGAAAATTACTGAAGAAGATGATTGGAGTGGTGAAGAGGAGGATGTGTCTGATGGTGAGAAGGACAAGCTGACAAAGTTTGGTAAAAGAACAATTCTGAAGGGGAGATTGTTAAAGGACTTGGAAGAAGAAGGAATGATTTTGCTGCTGGAGAAGCTTGAGGTACAGGggtggaaggacatggtccttcagttgGATGGGAGACTGGATAGGAATAAGATTGTGAAATTCATGGCCAATGTTGAGGTCAAGGAAGGCACAGTCACCAGCCTAGTGAAAGGGGTCCAAATCTCTTTTGATGCTAAAGAACTGGGTGAAATTCTTGGTATACCCTATGAAGGCTATGATTACTATACTAGGTAG